One Caloramator mitchellensis genomic window, TTCATATTTTTCTGTTTGTCCCTGTCTTCTTCAAATTCAATTTTTTCTCTTTTTTTATTGCTTGGTATTTCTTTTTTATTTTTCAAATTATTTTTTTCTATATACTTCTCTTCTAATCTTTTTGTTGTAGTATCACTGTTATTCTTATTATTATTTTTTCTTATTTTAACGTTTTCTTCTACAGTTTTAATATTTATGCCTCTATTTTCAATTTCCTTATAAAAAGAATCAAGCTTTAGCGGTTTTCCTTCAGTCGTAACTTCAACTGCCTGAGAACTTCCCTTTTTATATTCGTCAGTTATGATTTTTTTCTCCTTTGCCTTTTCCACGACCATCATCAACCCATCTTCTATTTTTTTGTTTTTCAAATTAATATCCCTTATTAGCTCCTTTGCATCATCATTTAAGGGCATCACATTAATAATTCTTTCAAATCTATTTACCTCAAGTTTAACCTTTGGGTTTATACTTACAATTACAGAAGCGTAAACTGTGTAATACATATTGTAAAATAAAGTTGAAAAGATAAATAAAACCATTGACGCAGCTATTAACAATTTATTGTAGCTTAAGTACTCATTTGTCTTATAAACATATTCCTGACCTAATTCAATTTTTCCCTTAGTGTTTATCTTTATAAATTCACCTGAGCTGGTCATTAAAATCCCTTTTTTGCCGTCATGTTCGATAACTATTCCCTTTTTAATCAATCTTATCACCTACCTTTATATTGAGATAGGACTTAATATATTCAAATTCATCATTTGATAACAATATAATAAGAGCTATCAAATATCGTCTCCACTTTTCAACAAATTTTTCTTTTTTTAAAGTTATCTGACTAATTTTTTTTATAGGAAGCATTTTCGTCTTATTTATATTTTCAATTAATTCAGAATCCCCAGCTATAACCATTGCTAAATTTAACAATTCATCTCTTGTATCTTTGTGTTTAGGCGAATTATTTACAAGGTCTTTAAGCTCAATTCCAAACTCCTGCAATCTTTTTGAAAACTCTATTAT contains:
- a CDS encoding anti-sigma factor domain-containing protein is translated as MIKKGIVIEHDGKKGILMTSSGEFIKINTKGKIELGQEYVYKTNEYLSYNKLLIAASMVLFIFSTLFYNMYYTVYASVIVSINPKVKLEVNRFERIINVMPLNDDAKELIRDINLKNKKIEDGLMMVVEKAKEKKIITDEYKKGSSQAVEVTTEGKPLKLDSFYKEIENRGINIKTVEENVKIRKNNNKNNSDTTTKRLEEKYIEKNNLKNKKEIPSNKKREKIEFEEDRDKQKNMNKKHENKNSNKNNIKGKNN